A stretch of the Pantoea nemavictus genome encodes the following:
- a CDS encoding ABC transporter substrate-binding protein, translated as MAISRRSFIQGSAVSALGLAAGVAPKFTFAADSKDAIKVASILDLSGGLDIYGKPMSNAVNLAAEEINAAGGLLGRPLQVINYDAQSNMQLYAQYAQQATLKDKVAVVHGGITSASREVIRPVLDRFRSLYFYPAQYEGGVCDRNYFSSGSTPAQTVEKLVPYAVKKWGKKVYVLAADYNYGQIVSAWVKKSVRDNGGEVMTVEFFPLDVTDFGAAISKIQSAKPDMVWSALVGGAHISFYRQWHAAGMSGKIPIASTVFGGGNEHIILSPEESNGILVAANYMQEIPSPENQAFVEKFHARYGANTPYISDLAMGAYQGMLIWAEGVRKAGDIDRMKVIEALESGITLTSPSGKLSVDPATHHCSLDVHIAEVENHQMKILETFPNQAPVDTAMVCDLKKNPRDTKQYQIEL; from the coding sequence ATGGCTATTAGTCGTCGTTCATTTATCCAGGGTTCAGCGGTATCGGCATTGGGATTAGCTGCAGGCGTGGCGCCTAAATTCACTTTCGCCGCCGATAGCAAGGACGCCATTAAAGTCGCCAGTATTCTCGACCTCTCCGGCGGCCTCGATATCTACGGTAAACCGATGTCGAATGCGGTTAATCTGGCCGCGGAAGAGATCAATGCCGCAGGTGGATTATTAGGGCGTCCACTGCAGGTAATTAATTACGATGCGCAGTCCAACATGCAGCTTTATGCGCAATATGCGCAGCAGGCGACGCTAAAAGACAAAGTGGCAGTGGTGCACGGTGGAATAACCTCAGCCTCACGCGAAGTAATTCGTCCGGTATTGGATCGTTTTCGCTCGCTCTATTTTTATCCGGCGCAGTATGAAGGTGGAGTGTGTGACCGCAACTATTTCTCCTCAGGTTCTACTCCGGCACAAACCGTAGAAAAGCTGGTGCCTTATGCGGTGAAAAAGTGGGGTAAAAAAGTTTACGTGCTGGCGGCGGATTATAACTACGGTCAAATCGTCTCTGCCTGGGTGAAAAAATCGGTGCGTGATAACGGTGGCGAAGTAATGACCGTGGAATTCTTCCCGCTGGATGTCACCGATTTTGGTGCCGCAATTTCTAAAATCCAGAGCGCAAAACCCGACATGGTGTGGTCGGCGCTGGTGGGCGGCGCGCACATCTCGTTCTACCGCCAGTGGCATGCCGCCGGTATGAGCGGCAAGATCCCGATTGCCTCGACGGTGTTTGGCGGCGGCAACGAACACATCATTCTATCGCCGGAAGAGAGCAACGGTATTCTGGTGGCGGCCAACTATATGCAGGAAATTCCCTCGCCAGAGAACCAGGCCTTCGTCGAAAAATTCCATGCACGCTACGGTGCCAATACGCCGTATATCAGCGATTTAGCCATGGGCGCCTATCAGGGCATGCTGATTTGGGCAGAAGGGGTGCGCAAAGCGGGCGATATCGATCGCATGAAGGTGATTGAGGCGCTGGAATCCGGCATCACGCTAACGTCGCCCAGCGGCAAGCTCAGTGTCGATCCGGCTACCCATCACTGTTCGCTGGATGTGCACATCGCCGAAGTGGAAAACCATCAGATGAAAATCCTGGAAACCTTCCCCAATCAAGCACCGGTGGATACCGCGATGGTGTGCGATCTGAAGAAAAATCCGCGCGATACCAAACAGTATCAAATTGAGCTGTAA
- a CDS encoding branched-chain amino acid ABC transporter permease, which produces MDLFIIYGIEVLNAIAVLIIMSVGLAVVFGMMKIVNMAHGEFMMLGGYSAILATNQWGVPIWIAMLVIAPLTVGVFGAVVERVIIRHLYGRMIDTMLATWGLSLALIGAATMLFGNTTLGISSPLPSVNVGSYSTSGYSLFMIVFALGLIGALWLLLRFTTLGLCARATMQNARMAAALGSNPGKIYSLTFGLGAALSGLGGALLAPITGVIPTIGVSFIAKAFITVIGGGSAIIAGTLSSSTLFGTISQLVTYASTPVFGAVALLLSAIVLLRLMPQGITGRFFRRSL; this is translated from the coding sequence ATGGATCTGTTCATTATCTACGGCATTGAAGTGCTCAATGCCATTGCCGTACTGATCATCATGAGCGTTGGGCTGGCGGTCGTATTCGGCATGATGAAAATCGTCAATATGGCGCACGGCGAATTCATGATGCTGGGCGGCTACAGCGCGATTCTGGCAACCAACCAGTGGGGCGTGCCGATTTGGATCGCCATGCTGGTGATCGCACCGCTCACCGTGGGCGTCTTCGGCGCGGTGGTGGAGCGCGTGATCATTCGTCATCTGTATGGGCGGATGATCGACACCATGTTGGCCACCTGGGGCTTGAGCCTGGCCTTGATTGGTGCCGCCACCATGCTGTTCGGCAACACCACTTTAGGCATCAGCTCACCACTGCCGAGCGTTAACGTGGGCAGCTACAGCACCAGCGGCTATTCGCTGTTCATGATTGTGTTTGCGCTGGGCTTGATCGGGGCGCTGTGGCTGCTGCTGCGCTTTACCACCTTAGGGTTGTGCGCTCGCGCCACCATGCAAAACGCCCGCATGGCCGCGGCGCTTGGCAGCAATCCGGGCAAAATCTACAGCCTGACGTTTGGACTCGGCGCGGCGCTTTCCGGTTTAGGCGGCGCGCTGTTAGCGCCGATTACCGGCGTCATCCCAACCATTGGCGTCAGCTTTATTGCCAAAGCCTTTATCACGGTGATCGGCGGCGGCAGCGCGATTATCGCCGGCACGCTCTCCTCATCCACGCTGTTCGGCACCATTTCCCAGCTGGTGACCTATGCCTCCACGCCGGTGTTCGGGGCGGTGGCGCTGCTGCTGAGTGCGATTGTGTTGCTCCGCCTGATGCCGCAGGGCATCACCGGACGCTTCTTCAGGAGATCGCTGTAA
- a CDS encoding branched-chain amino acid ABC transporter permease — MKFFSEKVQIVLTALVMVLVALWLSGTIELYTLLSLTVFLVMGLLSLSLAFIWGYGGILCFGQAAFFGLGAYTYAICAINWGDSTWAVVMAVLLPTLFSLLLGYVIFYGGVSDVYLGAITLAVSLVLFNWVNSTSGSEYHLGEALLGGFNGIPSVPTLNLPFQPDAILSPEAIFMVTAGCLALCYALLKFVLLSRFGKTVVAIRENEQRAGLLGYNVPAHKLATFAIGAAIAGLAGCLYVNWGAFVSPGVFSISQSAQIIIWVIVGGRGTLLGPVISCVLLQWMVTRLGAQQTVDVNLVLGVILAVFVLLIPGGILPTLQRLVRRKRTMSATASRAQVSEVKP, encoded by the coding sequence ATGAAATTTTTCTCTGAGAAAGTCCAGATTGTGCTTACCGCGCTGGTAATGGTGCTAGTGGCGCTGTGGCTCTCCGGCACGATTGAGCTCTACACCTTGCTATCACTGACGGTGTTTCTGGTGATGGGATTGCTGTCACTCAGTCTGGCGTTTATCTGGGGTTACGGCGGTATTTTGTGCTTCGGCCAGGCGGCGTTTTTCGGCCTGGGCGCTTACACCTATGCCATCTGCGCGATCAACTGGGGCGACTCCACTTGGGCGGTGGTGATGGCGGTGCTGCTGCCTACGCTGTTCTCGCTGCTGCTCGGCTATGTGATTTTTTATGGCGGGGTCAGCGATGTTTATCTCGGCGCAATAACGCTGGCGGTGAGTCTGGTGCTGTTTAACTGGGTCAACTCCACTTCCGGTAGCGAGTATCACCTTGGTGAGGCGCTGCTGGGCGGCTTCAATGGGATTCCGTCGGTGCCGACGCTCAACCTGCCGTTCCAGCCCGACGCCATTTTGTCACCGGAAGCGATCTTTATGGTCACGGCGGGCTGTCTGGCGCTCTGTTACGCCTTGCTGAAATTTGTGCTGCTGAGCCGTTTCGGCAAAACCGTGGTGGCGATCCGCGAGAACGAACAGCGCGCCGGTTTGCTCGGCTATAACGTGCCGGCACATAAGCTGGCGACCTTTGCCATCGGCGCAGCGATTGCCGGTTTAGCCGGTTGTCTATACGTCAACTGGGGCGCGTTTGTCAGTCCTGGCGTGTTCAGCATCAGCCAGTCAGCGCAGATCATTATTTGGGTGATTGTCGGCGGGCGCGGCACGCTGCTCGGCCCGGTGATCAGCTGCGTGCTGTTGCAGTGGATGGTGACGCGGCTGGGTGCGCAGCAAACCGTGGACGTCAATTTAGTGCTGGGGGTGATTCTGGCGGTGTTTGTGTTGCTGATTCCGGGCGGCATTTTGCCCACGCTGCAGCGTTTGGTGCGGCGCAAGCGAACGATGAGCGCCACGGCCAGCCGTGCGCAGGTGAGTGAGGTGAAACCATGA
- a CDS encoding ATP-binding cassette domain-containing protein produces the protein MTANVLLETHKMGVSFGGVHAVKEVDFTLHEGELRCLIGPNGAGKSTFFKMLSGQVTPTRGECRYRDRVISGKRPWEIARLGIGIKTQVPSVFEGLSIRENLWQAAANKLAKAALPAAIDRVLEDIGLAELQHAVLSELAHGQRQWVELGMILISKPQLVLLDEPAAGMTHQEVRKTAQLIKTINQQSTVVVVEHDMEFISMIAQRVTVFNQGAVLAEGSFREVTQNPLVKEAYLGNLEIKHA, from the coding sequence ATGACGGCCAATGTGTTGCTGGAAACCCACAAGATGGGCGTCAGCTTTGGTGGCGTTCATGCGGTAAAAGAGGTGGATTTTACTCTGCATGAAGGTGAGTTGCGCTGCCTGATCGGCCCGAACGGCGCCGGCAAAAGTACCTTTTTTAAAATGTTAAGCGGGCAGGTGACGCCAACGCGCGGCGAGTGTCGCTATCGCGATCGGGTGATCTCCGGTAAACGGCCGTGGGAGATTGCACGTCTGGGGATCGGCATTAAAACCCAGGTGCCGAGCGTGTTCGAGGGCTTAAGCATCCGGGAAAACCTGTGGCAGGCGGCGGCGAATAAGCTGGCAAAAGCCGCGTTGCCGGCGGCGATTGATCGCGTGCTGGAGGATATCGGGCTCGCCGAACTGCAGCATGCGGTGCTTTCGGAGCTGGCACACGGTCAGCGGCAGTGGGTGGAGTTGGGCATGATTCTAATCTCAAAACCGCAGCTGGTGCTGCTGGACGAACCGGCGGCAGGCATGACGCATCAGGAGGTGCGCAAAACGGCGCAGCTGATCAAAACCATTAACCAGCAGAGCACGGTGGTGGTGGTGGAGCACGACATGGAGTTCATCAGCATGATTGCGCAGCGGGTAACGGTATTTAATCAGGGCGCGGTGCTGGCGGAGGGCAGTTTCCGCGAGGTGACGCAAAATCCGCTGGTGAAAGAGGCGTATCTCGGCAATCTGGAGATTAAACATGCTTGA
- a CDS encoding ABC transporter ATP-binding protein, which translates to MLEIKEMVSGYNKIPVLNLSELFVGAKSFTGVLGRNGMGKTTLLRTIMGELPAWQGSIALNGIDITRYQAHQRAAAGIGFVPQGRQIFPLLTVEENLRMGCVKHFSRAGQIIEQMLEIFPRLKRLLAQPGGALSGGEQQLLALARCLCGQPQLVLLDEPTEGIQPNICEEIIATLQRLRHEMDISIILVEQDIEFLYALSDQIHVIEKGQIVQKIDPKTQSSASVAEQFLGFHV; encoded by the coding sequence ATGCTTGAAATAAAAGAGATGGTCTCGGGCTATAACAAAATACCGGTGCTGAACCTATCCGAGCTGTTTGTCGGTGCTAAATCCTTTACCGGAGTGCTGGGCCGCAACGGCATGGGCAAAACCACGCTACTGCGCACCATTATGGGCGAACTGCCTGCCTGGCAGGGCAGCATTGCGCTGAATGGCATCGATATTACGCGTTACCAGGCGCACCAGCGCGCGGCGGCGGGGATTGGATTTGTGCCGCAGGGGCGCCAGATTTTTCCGCTGCTAACGGTAGAAGAGAATTTGCGCATGGGCTGCGTGAAACACTTCTCACGCGCCGGGCAGATTATCGAGCAGATGCTGGAGATCTTTCCGCGCCTGAAACGCCTGCTGGCACAGCCCGGCGGCGCGCTTTCGGGTGGCGAGCAGCAACTGCTGGCGCTGGCGCGCTGCTTGTGCGGACAACCGCAGCTGGTGCTGCTGGATGAGCCGACGGAGGGGATTCAACCGAATATCTGCGAGGAGATTATTGCGACGTTACAGCGGCTGCGCCATGAGATGGATATTTCAATCATTCTGGTGGAGCAGGATATTGAGTTTCTGTATGCGCTTTCCGACCAGATTCATGTGATCGAGAAGGGGCAGATTGTGCAGAAAATCGATCCGAAAACCCAGTCGAGCGCCAGCGTGGCGGAGCAGTTTTTGGGGTTTCACGTGTGA
- a CDS encoding ANTAR domain-containing response regulator, with the protein MIEQSLLATLSGVRLHIFHPDSQSVRAFCASLAQLGCHAQHSWPPAASFPAETQLLLVAIDAHQQQALPGLFSSAQQRDIPLVALADCHNARLFPLLLQLQPSAIAEREINPFALIVQIIGTLKTVRQRELLQVRRARGERLAQAKGVLMQTFGLDESGAYRLMRSEAMNTRSSLEFTAQRVINTLQK; encoded by the coding sequence ATGATTGAACAATCATTACTGGCAACGCTTTCTGGTGTTCGGCTGCATATTTTCCATCCTGACTCACAAAGCGTGCGCGCGTTTTGCGCCTCGCTGGCGCAGCTGGGCTGTCACGCGCAACACAGTTGGCCGCCCGCGGCGTCATTCCCTGCGGAAACACAACTGCTGCTGGTGGCGATTGACGCCCATCAGCAGCAAGCGCTGCCTGGCCTCTTCAGCAGCGCCCAGCAGCGGGACATTCCCCTGGTTGCGCTGGCCGATTGCCACAATGCGCGGCTGTTTCCGCTGCTGCTGCAACTTCAGCCCAGCGCCATCGCCGAGCGAGAAATCAATCCCTTTGCCTTGATTGTGCAGATCATCGGCACGTTAAAAACCGTGCGCCAGCGCGAGCTGCTGCAGGTGCGCAGAGCGCGTGGTGAAAGGTTAGCGCAGGCCAAGGGCGTGTTAATGCAAACCTTTGGCCTTGATGAGTCTGGCGCGTATCGTTTAATGCGCAGTGAAGCGATGAACACGCGCAGCAGCCTGGAATTTACCGCGCAACGCGTGATTAATACTCTGCAAAAGTAG
- a CDS encoding helix-turn-helix domain-containing protein — protein MKELFTTDDLDNRHRFDAWRDAVCSRLIKAEARQMHAGAFSGSFAYSMLGQLDIANHVSHTALMWQRTPECIRRHPNHDFYLGYVSAGSGTLRQNGHQSRVSAGDVVIYDAATPFDFAMDNVAINIVHLPRHIMEKEAPATAKLAGKTLDLTRPGMTSLKQLLQEAFVFNAERENAFLAAQFANTLLNMISVSVNLQHSEQALKPDLYSRVVLFLRQNLQEPELSVAQIANAHHVSPRTISRVFAAHGTTPMNFLWQERLHACRRILAEGKARNITQVALDHGFSDMSHFSLAFRKAFGYTPSSLLRLPDAQAQE, from the coding sequence ATGAAAGAGCTGTTCACCACCGATGATCTCGATAATCGTCATCGCTTCGATGCCTGGCGCGATGCGGTGTGCTCACGTTTGATTAAGGCCGAAGCGCGGCAAATGCACGCCGGTGCGTTTTCCGGCAGCTTCGCCTATTCGATGTTAGGTCAACTGGATATCGCTAATCACGTATCGCATACCGCGCTGATGTGGCAACGCACGCCGGAGTGCATTCGCCGCCATCCTAATCACGATTTCTATCTGGGTTACGTCAGTGCGGGCAGCGGTACGCTGCGTCAGAATGGTCACCAGTCACGCGTTAGCGCCGGCGACGTAGTGATTTACGATGCAGCCACGCCGTTTGATTTTGCGATGGACAATGTCGCCATCAATATCGTGCATCTGCCGCGTCACATCATGGAGAAAGAGGCACCTGCCACGGCAAAACTGGCGGGTAAAACGCTGGACCTTACGCGGCCCGGCATGACCTCGCTTAAACAACTGCTGCAGGAAGCCTTTGTGTTTAACGCCGAGCGGGAGAATGCGTTTCTGGCCGCGCAGTTTGCTAATACGCTGCTGAATATGATTTCGGTCAGCGTTAATTTGCAGCACAGCGAGCAGGCGTTGAAACCCGATCTCTATTCGCGCGTAGTGCTTTTTTTGCGCCAAAATCTGCAGGAGCCGGAGTTGTCGGTGGCGCAGATAGCCAATGCGCATCACGTTTCTCCGCGCACCATCAGCCGGGTGTTCGCCGCCCACGGCACCACCCCGATGAACTTCCTCTGGCAGGAGCGCCTGCACGCCTGCCGCCGCATTCTGGCGGAAGGCAAAGCGCGCAATATCACGCAGGTGGCGCTGGATCATGGCTTTAGCGACATGTCGCACTTCAGCCTGGCGTTTCGCAAAGCCTTTGGTTATACGCCCAGCAGCCTGCTGCGACTGCCGGACGCTCAGGCGCAGGAGTAA
- a CDS encoding amidase: MNNLHYKSLLEIGRLIQSGDISSLEVTQTLLARIDTLDRDLHSFFYIIRDSALKQAAEADAEIAQGKMRGPLHGVPIALKDLIWTKDAPTSHGMIIHKDHYPDENSTVVERFRAAGAVILGKLTQTESAFADHHPEITRPNNPWGSALWTGVSSSGSGVATAAGLCFGSIGTDTGGSIRFPSNANGLTGIKPTWGRVTRHGACELAASLDHIGPMARNAADAAAMLQAIAGRDDKDSTSSSEPVPDYLALMTRGISKMRIGVDKSWALEKVDEETRAALQAAIATLSSLGATLVDITLPDTEQAAAEWSALCAVETALAHEKTYPAQKDQYGPALAGLLDLGHSVTALEYQRLLLNRAALRGDISALFTQVDLILAPATAYAGLTWDTMTRFGTDQALFNGVLRYTSAFDASGHPTITLPCGMTATGAPIGFQLVAAHFAETTMIQGAWAFQQVTDWHKQHPAL, translated from the coding sequence ATGAATAATCTGCATTACAAAAGCTTGCTGGAAATTGGCCGTCTGATTCAGTCGGGCGACATCTCCTCGCTTGAGGTCACGCAAACGCTGCTGGCGCGTATCGATACGTTGGATCGTGACTTACACAGCTTCTTCTACATCATTCGTGATAGCGCGCTGAAGCAGGCGGCCGAAGCCGATGCAGAGATTGCCCAGGGCAAAATGCGTGGCCCGCTGCACGGTGTGCCGATTGCGTTGAAAGATCTGATCTGGACCAAAGATGCCCCCACCAGCCACGGCATGATCATCCACAAGGATCACTATCCAGACGAAAACTCCACCGTGGTGGAACGCTTCCGCGCGGCGGGTGCGGTGATTCTCGGCAAGCTGACGCAAACCGAAAGCGCCTTCGCCGATCACCATCCCGAAATCACTCGCCCCAATAATCCGTGGGGCAGCGCGTTGTGGACCGGCGTCTCCTCCAGCGGATCCGGCGTCGCTACCGCAGCGGGCTTGTGCTTTGGCTCGATTGGCACCGATACCGGCGGTTCCATTCGCTTCCCGTCTAACGCCAACGGCCTGACCGGGATTAAACCAACCTGGGGTCGCGTGACACGTCACGGCGCCTGTGAACTGGCGGCATCCCTCGACCATATCGGCCCTATGGCGCGCAACGCCGCTGACGCCGCCGCCATGCTGCAAGCCATTGCCGGTCGCGATGATAAAGATTCCACTTCCAGCAGCGAACCGGTACCTGATTATCTGGCGCTGATGACGCGCGGTATTAGCAAAATGCGCATCGGTGTCGATAAAAGCTGGGCGCTGGAGAAAGTGGATGAAGAGACGCGGGCGGCGCTGCAAGCGGCTATCGCCACGTTGAGTTCGCTCGGTGCCACATTGGTGGATATTACGCTGCCGGATACCGAACAAGCCGCCGCCGAGTGGAGCGCGCTATGCGCCGTGGAAACTGCACTGGCGCATGAAAAGACCTATCCAGCGCAGAAAGATCAATACGGTCCGGCTTTGGCGGGTCTGCTGGATCTCGGTCACAGCGTCACCGCACTCGAGTATCAGCGGCTGCTGCTCAATCGTGCGGCGCTGCGCGGCGATATTTCCGCACTCTTTACTCAGGTCGATTTGATTCTCGCTCCCGCGACCGCCTATGCCGGATTAACCTGGGACACCATGACCCGTTTTGGTACCGATCAGGCACTGTTTAACGGCGTGCTGCGCTATACCAGTGCATTCGATGCCAGCGGACATCCCACCATTACCTTGCCGTGCGGTATGACAGCAACCGGCGCGCCTATTGGCTTCCAGCTGGTCGCGGCGCATTTCGCTGAAACCACCATGATTCAGGGCGCGTGGGCCTTCCAGCAGGTTACCGATTGGCATAAACAGCATCCTGCGCTGTAA
- a CDS encoding IS110 family transposase codes for MFCLGIDVSKHKLDLCLFPGNGKKKTKSIKNQVGVERDICDWLQKQKCPPEQVMVVMEATSVYHENVAYGLHGNTPVTVCIGNPQRVREFARGMGILTKNDAVDAWVLARYGELKQPDAWVPPPPEVRKLKDLLRLRDAIVEDVQRATNRLEKANSTQTAGEVTDSLERTKKSHEKELKRINALIDDHMDKNDGLKDDLKLLESIKGIGGVVGTTMLSVLRTCQFRNAGQVAAWLGVVPVEKTSGSSVRGLARMSKTGPADVRAKLYMAAIVAARWNRPVRALYERLMAKGKPAKVALGAVMRKLVHLCFGVLKTREPWNENYVATA; via the coding sequence ATGTTCTGTCTTGGTATTGATGTAAGCAAACACAAACTCGACCTCTGCCTGTTCCCCGGCAACGGCAAAAAGAAAACGAAATCCATCAAAAATCAGGTCGGCGTAGAACGTGACATCTGCGACTGGCTCCAGAAGCAGAAGTGCCCGCCAGAGCAGGTGATGGTGGTGATGGAAGCGACCAGCGTCTATCACGAAAACGTCGCTTACGGGCTGCACGGGAACACGCCCGTGACGGTCTGTATCGGCAATCCGCAACGGGTCAGGGAGTTTGCCCGCGGAATGGGTATCCTGACCAAAAATGACGCGGTCGACGCCTGGGTGCTGGCCCGTTACGGCGAGCTGAAACAGCCCGATGCCTGGGTTCCGCCGCCACCGGAAGTCCGCAAGCTGAAAGACCTGCTGCGTCTGCGTGACGCCATCGTTGAAGATGTGCAGCGCGCGACGAACAGGCTCGAGAAGGCGAACTCAACCCAGACGGCGGGCGAGGTGACCGACTCGCTTGAAAGAACAAAAAAATCGCATGAAAAGGAGCTGAAGCGAATAAACGCGCTGATTGACGACCACATGGATAAGAATGATGGTCTGAAAGATGATCTTAAGCTGCTGGAGTCGATAAAAGGTATCGGCGGCGTAGTGGGAACGACCATGCTGTCGGTGCTGCGTACGTGCCAGTTCCGCAATGCGGGTCAGGTAGCGGCGTGGCTGGGCGTGGTGCCGGTCGAGAAGACGTCAGGCAGTTCGGTGAGAGGGCTGGCCCGGATGTCGAAAACCGGTCCCGCCGACGTGAGAGCGAAGCTGTATATGGCCGCGATAGTAGCGGCAAGGTGGAATCGCCCCGTAAGAGCGCTGTATGAAAGGCTGATGGCGAAGGGCAAGCCAGCCAAAGTGGCGCTGGGAGCGGTGATGCGCAAACTGGTCCATCTCTGCTTCGGTGTGCTTAAAACACGAGAGCCGTGGAACGAAAACTACGTAGCTACCGCTTGA
- a CDS encoding SfnB family sulfur acquisition oxidoreductase → MTQNSDEIINRAAVLSSDAQAIAAARHLAEQAKSGAVERDQQRLYPIELLNQFTLLGLGSISVPREFGGAGLSFQTVAEVFRLISASDPSLGQIPQNHFGLIQFILGEGSAAQQQQLLRAVVDGKRLGNGGPEKNTKHTRDVQAQLVTTSQGVQLTGEKFYSTGALFADILVTTAMHDQQPTMAFIPLPAQGVEIVDDWSGIGQRTTASGTVKLQQVVVDPALLMSLPAPEKPTLRGAVSQLIQAAIDAGIAQGALDEALEFVRSSSRPWVDANVSRNADDPYIIADVGRISTDLSAANALLARAARVLDSIDRQALTAENCARASIAVAEAKVLTTEVALRASEKLLEWGGSRGTLLRHGLDRHWRNARTHTLHDPVRWKTHAIGNYYLNDALPARHAWI, encoded by the coding sequence ATGACGCAAAACAGTGACGAGATTATTAACCGCGCCGCGGTATTAAGCAGCGATGCACAGGCGATTGCCGCCGCACGCCATTTAGCCGAACAGGCGAAAAGCGGTGCAGTTGAGCGCGATCAACAACGTCTATACCCGATTGAGCTACTGAACCAATTCACCTTATTGGGCCTTGGTAGCATCAGCGTGCCGCGTGAATTTGGCGGCGCAGGCTTGTCGTTCCAGACGGTAGCCGAGGTATTTCGACTGATCTCCGCCAGCGATCCGTCGCTCGGGCAAATCCCACAAAACCACTTTGGCCTGATTCAGTTCATCCTCGGTGAAGGTTCTGCAGCGCAACAACAGCAGTTGTTGCGTGCGGTGGTCGACGGCAAGCGCCTTGGCAATGGAGGGCCAGAGAAAAACACCAAACACACGCGCGATGTGCAAGCGCAATTAGTGACAACGTCACAAGGTGTGCAGCTCACTGGGGAGAAGTTCTACTCTACCGGCGCGCTATTCGCCGACATTCTGGTCACCACCGCCATGCATGACCAGCAGCCGACCATGGCGTTTATTCCGTTGCCAGCGCAGGGCGTAGAAATTGTCGATGACTGGTCCGGCATCGGACAGCGCACTACTGCCAGCGGCACGGTGAAACTGCAGCAGGTGGTGGTGGATCCGGCGCTGCTGATGTCGCTGCCTGCGCCGGAAAAGCCGACGCTACGCGGCGCGGTTTCACAGTTGATTCAGGCTGCGATTGATGCCGGGATTGCTCAGGGCGCGCTGGATGAGGCACTGGAGTTTGTGCGCAGCAGCTCGCGACCGTGGGTGGATGCCAATGTCAGCCGCAATGCCGACGATCCCTATATTATCGCCGACGTGGGCCGCATCAGCACCGATCTGAGCGCCGCCAATGCGCTGCTGGCGCGTGCCGCCCGCGTACTGGACAGCATCGATAGGCAAGCGCTGACCGCTGAAAATTGCGCGCGCGCGTCGATTGCGGTGGCGGAAGCCAAAGTGCTCACCACCGAGGTTGCGCTGCGCGCCAGTGAGAAATTGCTGGAATGGGGCGGCAGTCGCGGCACGCTGCTGCGCCACGGGCTCGATCGCCACTGGCGCAATGCGCGCACCCACACTTTGCACGATCCGGTGCGCTGGAAAACCCACGCTATCGGCAACTATTACCTCAATGATGCGCTGCCTGCGCGTCATGCGTGGATTTAA